The stretch of DNA TGCTTGTTCATCAATTCTTTGGTTTTGAATCGAAGCATCCAAACATCTGTATCTCCAAACCCATCTATCCAACTTCTCGGCTGCGATACATAGAAATCTTCTCGTCCCAACTCTCTCGGAAACAAAAAACGCCCCGAGTCAAATGCATGAAAATAGGCAGCAGATAATTGCCATTTACCCAACTTGTAACCCATCAAAAGATTCAAAACATTTGCCTTTTCGTCGGGCTGTATGTATCGGTCGGCATAGTCCAGTTCTTCTTGAAAAGCTGCCGCATTTTGGTGAACATATTGCAGTCCCAAGTTCCAATCCCCTTTTTTGTAGTCCGATTGCAGCCAAATGATATTGGTGAGATGGTGAAAATGGTAGTTCCACATCTGCCATTTCCAACCTTCAATTTGGTCATTTTCATAGCCTATCACGGCGATACCTTTCGTTTGTGCGGTTTCGTGGTAGTGTGCTTTTTCGCCATTGGGCTCAGTGCCATTGTTGTTGAGACCAATCACTTCATCCATCGAAAACCATTCAGTCGTACCCCTCGGTGAAACACCGTCAATCCATCCCAAACTAACTTTTTGGTCTTTCAGTTCACCCCATTCCGACCACAAGCCCTGATATACAAAAGGCATCATCCTGCCATCTCTCCGCAAAAACAATGGACGGGTATTGATGTCCATTTTGCCGTATTGCACAAACGACTTAGAGAAATTGAAGCGAATAAACAATTCCTCCAGCCTATCTATATCTTTTCCTACTTCGGGTCGGTTTACATCGTACAACTCCTTTTCCCACTTCGCACTTTTGCCTACAATTGTATCAACTTCATTAAGGTCAGCCGAAAAGGTCTTGTAAGTGAAAATACTCTTCATCCCAACCTGTAAACCATACCATTCGGGTGTAGTAAGCTGAATACCTTCCCCCAGTGCATTGGTCCAGTAATCCTTCAAGTCGCCCTCATTGACCGTTGCCATAAAATAGTTGCGGATATGTCCTTGCAAACGGCTTTTACCCCAAAAATCTTGAAGGGAACGGATTGTAGTATCTTTATGGATAAAAGGTGTCTTATTCTCTGCCAATACAGCTTTTGTCTTGTGTTCTTGGGCTGCAATGGGCTGGAAAATGGCTAAAAGAGAGAGGAAAAGGAAGATGTAGATTTTCATAATTACCTAAAAAATAATGGGTAAGAAAAGATAGGTCATCATCAAGCCTCCAATGAAAAATCCTGCAACGGCAATCAAAGAAGGAATCTGCAAGTCCGAAATTCCGCTGATGGCATGTCCAGAAGTACATCCGCCCGCATATCTCGCTCCAAAACCGACCATGAAACCACCGCCCAAAAGAATGAGTAAACCTTTCAAGGAAAATACAGATTCACTGCCAAAAATCTCGCTGGGTAAATACTGACTACCAGGATTTTCAAAACCCAGTTCCTTCAAATCTGCAATCGTTTGGGGATTCAAAAGCACGGTTTCGGAAAGTGTGAGGTAATGAGCTGCAATGAACCCACCCACAATTGCGCCAACGACAAACATCAAATTCCAGCGTTGGGCTTTCCAATCAAATTTAAAAAAATCGGCAAGTCTGTCTCCACCTGCTGCCGAACACATTGTCCGCAAATTGGCCGACATTCCAAAGTCTTTGCCAAAATAGAGTAGCAAAAGCATCACAAGGGCTATCAAAGGCCCTGCCACGTACCATTCCCAAGGTTGGGTAATTATCTCCATTTGTTCTTTGCTTTTTATTCAAGTTATGAATATTCGTTCTTTCTGGTAGCAAAGATACGGGTAGAAGAAGGTTTGAGGAGTAACAATTGTTACAGTGAAGGCAGAAGAGCTTCCATGAGAAAGAATAGAGAGGCAAAAAGAGGGAATCAATACTTGAATTGTATAGGCAAAACAGAGAAGAACACATCTTACTTCTAACATCCGCCTTCTCTCCTCCAAAATTTAATAATAATTCGGCACTTCAATCAAATTTCGGTGCAATTTGATTTTGCCATCATTCTCCAATTTCTTCAATAAGCGAGAGATTACCACCCTTGAAGAATTGAGTTCGGATGCAATCTGAAAATGCGTCACAATAAGATTGGAGCTTTTGGCAATAAATGCTTTGTCGGTCAGGTATTTGTAAAGGCGTTCTTCCATGTTGTTAAATGCAAGATTGTCAATCGCTTCCAGCATTTCATTCAGACGGGTATTGTAGCTTTCAAAGACAAACACCCGCCAAGTTTCGTATTGTATGATCCAATCCACCATTTTGTGGACGGGAACCATGATTAGTTCGGTGTAAATTTCGGCAACTGCCCTAATTTGGCTTTTTGTTTTTCGCAAACAACAGTTGAGGGTCATCGCACACGTATCACCTACCTCCAAATAATACAACAACAATTCACTGCCATCCTCATCCTCACGCATGATTTTGATAGAACCCGACAACAACAAAGGCATGTATTCAATCGTGTCGCCGATGTCCATAATCGTCGTGTCTTCCTTCACTTTGCGGTAAGTACCAACGGCTGCAATTTCCTCAATCAGCTTGGCTTCAAAAACGTATTGGTATCTTTCCTTTAATAATTCTAACATGTGAGCAATATCACTTGAATGTATAATTTCTATTGATTCAACATAATTGGCATGACCAACATCAACAAATCCTCTTCTTCCACTTGTACAGTTGGTACAATCAAACCTGCCCTTGAAGGAGTTGAAAGTTCTAATGCAATTTCGTCGCCATCCATTACACCCAAAATCTCCACTAAAAACTTAGCATTGAAAGCAATTTCCATATCATCCCCTTCATACTCACAGGTTAGATTCTCACGAGCTTCACTCGAAAAGTCAATATCTTGTGCATACAAAGAAAGCTTGTTGTTCTCGATTTTCAAGGCTACTTGATAGGTCGTTTTGTTGGAGAAAATTGCAATTCTTTTCAAGGAGTTTTGGAAGTCTTTTTTATTGATAATCAATCGATTTGGATTCTCTGTTGGGATAACCGCATTGTAATCAGGATAGCGAGCATCAATCAATCGGCACTTCAATCGAGTACCGTTGAAGTTGAAAAATACATCCGCTTGATCGTAAGAAATGGTGATGTCTGTATCATCGCTTGGTAAAGCAGCTTTCAACAAGCCCAAAGCTTTTTTGGGAACAATAAAACTGGAGTTTTCATCGCTTGTTTGACCTGTATGGCTGTAACGCACCAATTTGTGGGCATCTGTTGCCACAAATGTCACACCATCAGTACCCATAATGAAATAAACGCCTGTCATAGATGGGCGTAGTTCATCGGTACTCACTGCAAAGGTACATTTATTGATGGCAGTAGCCAAAACCGAAGCTTTCAATACAATTTGATTTGCACCTTCTAAACTTGGCACTTGGAAAAAATCATCATCAGGCTCACCCGCCAATTTATAGCGTCCATTGAGAGAGGAAATACTGATGATGTTGGTATCTGGATTCAACTCGAAAGTCAAAGGCTGATCGGGGAGTGTTTTCAACAACTCTAATAAAATTTTTGCAGGAACTGCAATTTTTCCATCTTGTTGTGCGCTTACATCCAATGTCACCGACATCGTTGTTTCCAAGTCTGTTGCTACTACCGTCAATTGGGAGTTATTGACTTCAAACAAAAAATCTTCTAAAATAGGAATTGTGGTGTTGGTTCCTACGGCTCCATTTATGATTTGCAACTGCTTTTGCAGTTCAGATGTGCTGGTCGTAAATTTCATATTATTTTTTGAGTTAAAAACAACTTACAGATGAATCCATAAAGTTACAATAATTTTAGAGATTTGGGATCGAAGATTGTCAATGAAAAAATGTAAATTGGAAGGAATTCAAATTTCAGGCAAAAAACAAACACAATTTATAATAATGTATATTTTTGAATTTAATCGTTCTATTTAACTCCCTATCAAACAATTACAAAACCATCAAGGCAGTAACAATTTTAAGCACTTCAATTGTTCTTTTGATTACTGACATGAAAGATAGAATGTTCGTTCAATATGGTAAAATAGCACATCCTTTTCCTTTATTTAACACTGATTATCAGATACTTAAATAAAAAACTCATATAAACTTCAAAAAAAATTCTTTTATTATGGCAATTATTAAAACGGTGCATGATTGCACTCCTCAATTTGGTGAAAATTGTTTTTTGGCAGACAATGCCGTTGTGATTGGAGAAGTCATAATGGGCGACAATTGCAGCGTGTGGTTCAGTGCTGTTGTTCGAGGGGATGTGCATTACATCAAAATGGGCAACAAGGTGAATGTGCAGGATGGTGCAGTGATTCATTGTACTTACAAAAAAGCTCCAACGAATATCGGCAACAATGTTTCGATTGGTCACAATGCGATTGTGCACGGCTGCACGATTCACGATAATGTGTTGATTGGAATGGGAGCGATTGTGATGGACAATGCCGTTGTTCATTCAAACAGCATCATTGCGGCAGGGGCAGTGGTCTTGGAAAATACGGTGGTAGAATCGGGTTGTATCTATGCGGGCGTTCCCGCCAAAAAGGTCAAAAACTTGAGTGAAGAACAAACTGCTGATTTGATTGAACGGATTGCGAACAATTATGTTTTTTATGCGGATTGGTTTCGTTAATTTTTATTCTACTTTACTTGTGTACCAAATTTTATGTTATTTGTAATGATTTTGTCAAATTTCACCAAAGCAGTATGTTTTTTAACTAATTGATACACAATCTTTTTTTGATAAATTTTTATTATACTTGTAAATAGTTGTGAAAAATAATTGTCGACGCTTTATTTCAACACACACTTATTCCATTAACATAAATTTTTTACAGAATGAAATTTATCAAAAACACACATTTATTTATTGTGTTGATAGCTCTCTGCGTAGTATCTTGTACCAAGCAAGACAGCATTATAGATACGAGCCTTAACACACAAAGTCACGATATTATTGATGTTTCTAATGAGGAATTCATTGATGGTGTTTCTCAGGCAGATGTAATTGTTCCCATTGACTTAGAAGTACAAGTTAGAGATGGAATGATGATTTTCAAGGACCATACTTCTTTTATTCACGCAATGGATGTTTTGTTTGAACACAATTTAGAAAGTATTGAAGCTTGGGAACGACAGATTGGCTTCAAATCTCTTTTTACAGAACTCGCCAGAATTGAAGAATTGCCTTTGGAAGATATGCAAAGAGAGTTGAAGAAAGGTAGGTTAGAACAAGTTACAGAAATTAAAACCTTTGAAGGAGAGCCTTTCTTAGAATGTTCGATGTATAGTAGGGCAATGTCTATGGTTCTTAATACTGATGCGTTGGTTCAAGTAGATGCTTTTATTGGAACGATTGGGCAAGATATAACAATATGGACAATGCCTAAAAATAAAGAGGAACTTATTCAGGCATTTGATACAAGAGAAAAACCTATTGGAAAAGAGTTTATTATAGATGATGGTAGATTTTTTGAACATAAGAAGGATTTTGCAGTAAATACAAGTTGTACTAAAAATGCTTTATGGCATTCAGGTACTAATACATTTGTAAACCCCGATGCGAATAGAAGAATAGATACTCGTTTTATATTTTCTCCAATTACAACTAATCGTTCTAACGGAAATAAAGACTACACTTGTAAGTTTTCTGCATTGAGTACTTCAAGAAAGAGTAGCTGCTGTAAATATAAAACTGATCATTACTGGGCTATTGATATAGAAACAACGACTTTTGACCCAGCAACAGGAAATACGGCATGGACAGCTAATGGAACTACTACTAATCAAAAGCATGGGGGAGACAATATTACCATAGTAACGTACCAAGATGTATCTCAAAGTTTTTTAATTACCAATGGTATAAGTCTCGTAGAGGCATATCCTAATAATCAAAATGGACAAGGTACGAAATTATCTCATAGAGGAATGGACGGTGATTATGCTCGATTTACATGTGATTAATAACATTTTATAACTTTAGAGTATGCTGAAAAAACAGCATACTCATTTTCTTAAGCAACCATGAAAATTACTGTATTTATATTTTTTTGTTTTTTGATTTTACCTTCCGAGCTATTTGCACAATTTTCATCCATTACAATTTCAACAGGACTTCAATACTCAGATGTTTATACCCTTGATTTTTCTGATGATTTCAAAGGGTACAATACCACTAAACGAGGTTTCTATTTAACAATAGGAGTAGATTACCAGGTTTTAAGATGTTTGAAGATTGAGACAAACTTGACTTATCAAGAGCGCAAAGCTTTGGAAGTTTTTCATTTTCCTTTTGGAGATGAAAGCCAACAAGTAGCAGGAGTAACAGGAATGTGGATATTTGCAAAATACCCTACAAGTCCGCAAAGTGAAATTTTTGATCCCGAAATTGACCATCCTTTTCCCAATTTCAGATATCTAAATTTAGAGTTCATCCCCATGTTTGAAATAGGGCAAAAATTAAAATTAAGAGCTGGATTTGGCTTATTTGGAGGTATATTGCTCAATCCCGCACAAATGACCTTTGGTAGAGAAGATTTCCCTCGTGATGATGCCTTTTTTGAACCGCCTTTCAACGTTTACGGAGAAGTATCGTATCACGAATATGATTTTGGTTACCTTCCCAAAATTGCCATTTCTTACCCTATCAATGGCAAAATGAATATAGGAGCATCGGCAAAAGCCTATCTATCAAGAGTAAGACTAAACGATACTTTTGTTGCTCCTAGAAACCTGCAATGGAATATACGTTGGGAATCTTTTTTAGTAGGTCTTGATTTTCAATACCGTTTTCCTGAGAAAAAGAAAGAAAAACGACAAAAAACATTGATATATCCTTTAAATTAAGTCATTTACTCCAAATCCACCACCACCTCATTCTCCCAATTCGGACGAATCTCCACTTTCTCCGAAATCACAAAGATTTTTTCGGGTTGTCGCTTCAATTCATAATCACCCGTTGTCCATTCGCCATCTTTGTTGCGGTCTTCAATCACCGAAATTTGGTATTCGGCAGGTTTCAAGTAAGGCAAAGTCAATTGATTGTTGGAGAGTTTTTGTTCCTTTACGAGTTTGTTGTTTTTGTCTGACAACTGAAAAATATAGTCCAAATCTTCGTTGAAGTTTCGAAGTTTAACAATCAAAGTTCCATAATCTTCCTCAGATTTGACCTTAAAATTTAGCGAAATCGTATCACGAGTTTGCCCAAAAAAGTCGGTAGCAAAAGTAGGGTAGAGGTCGATTTGGTAATTTTGGGTGGGCTTCCAATCCGCATCTAAGTAGATTCGGTGTATATTCGAGGTATCTTGCCATACCTTCAATGACTGTTTTGCAGGAATTGAATCTTCAAAAAAGGCAATCTGAGTCGAGTCTATTTGTAGGATAGGATGATTGTATTGCAGCCAAATTCGCTGATTCAAGTCCAGTTCTCCACGGCCCAAATTGGTTCGATAGGTCAATTTGGGTAAATCTTCTGCCTTTTTCAAGCTCTTAAATTCAATTGTATCAGCAAAACCTTCACTGCCGATGACTTCAAAAACCAATTCTTCTGCCACACTCGAATGGTACCATATATTGACCGTATCCTTTTTTGCAGCATAATCTATCAACAGAGAATCAGCAGTAATCAAATTTAGGCTGTCCAATAAGCGGACTTCTAAAGTGTCTTGAGCTTTGGTGAACAACAATTGAAGGCGGCCATAGTCCAATTTCTTTTTCTCGTTCAAGCGCAAAACTGTTTTTTCTTCGTTGAACATCATTAGGTCAAAATGTTCTCGCAAACTATCTGTAAT from Chitinophagales bacterium encodes:
- a CDS encoding Crp/Fnr family transcriptional regulator → MLELLKERYQYVFEAKLIEEIAAVGTYRKVKEDTTIMDIGDTIEYMPLLLSGSIKIMREDEDGSELLLYYLEVGDTCAMTLNCCLRKTKSQIRAVAEIYTELIMVPVHKMVDWIIQYETWRVFVFESYNTRLNEMLEAIDNLAFNNMEERLYKYLTDKAFIAKSSNLIVTHFQIASELNSSRVVISRLLKKLENDGKIKLHRNLIEVPNYY
- the dnaN gene encoding DNA polymerase III subunit beta, which translates into the protein MKFTTSTSELQKQLQIINGAVGTNTTIPILEDFLFEVNNSQLTVVATDLETTMSVTLDVSAQQDGKIAVPAKILLELLKTLPDQPLTFELNPDTNIISISSLNGRYKLAGEPDDDFFQVPSLEGANQIVLKASVLATAINKCTFAVSTDELRPSMTGVYFIMGTDGVTFVATDAHKLVRYSHTGQTSDENSSFIVPKKALGLLKAALPSDDTDITISYDQADVFFNFNGTRLKCRLIDARYPDYNAVIPTENPNRLIINKKDFQNSLKRIAIFSNKTTYQVALKIENNKLSLYAQDIDFSSEARENLTCEYEGDDMEIAFNAKFLVEILGVMDGDEIALELSTPSRAGLIVPTVQVEEEDLLMLVMPIMLNQ
- a CDS encoding Ig-like domain-containing protein; this encodes MKKWLQIFYLCLLGYCLLIACAKQISPNGGAKDEIPPKVLAVSPPHLSTNFNAKTIEIEFDEFIKLNNPTEQIVISPLMIKRPEFKIKGKTLTIELQEDLQENTTYTINFGLAIQDNNEGNELENHEYAFATGDEIDSLAIRGEVMYAKDKAAAENVLVALYEAGSDTLFTTTPPKYISRTDKEGTFNLRNIRAGTYQLIALSDKNNNYFFDQTTEDIAFYPSPITITDSLREHFDLMMFNEEKTVLRLNEKKKLDYGRLQLLFTKAQDTLEVRLLDSLNLITADSLLIDYAAKKDTVNIWYHSSVAEELVFEVIGSEGFADTIEFKSLKKAEDLPKLTYRTNLGRGELDLNQRIWLQYNHPILQIDSTQIAFFEDSIPAKQSLKVWQDTSNIHRIYLDADWKPTQNYQIDLYPTFATDFFGQTRDTISLNFKVKSEEDYGTLIVKLRNFNEDLDYIFQLSDKNNKLVKEQKLSNNQLTLPYLKPAEYQISVIEDRNKDGEWTTGDYELKRQPEKIFVISEKVEIRPNWENEVVVDLE
- a CDS encoding YeeE/YedE thiosulfate transporter family protein translates to MEIITQPWEWYVAGPLIALVMLLLLYFGKDFGMSANLRTMCSAAGGDRLADFFKFDWKAQRWNLMFVVGAIVGGFIAAHYLTLSETVLLNPQTIADLKELGFENPGSQYLPSEIFGSESVFSLKGLLILLGGGFMVGFGARYAGGCTSGHAISGISDLQIPSLIAVAGFFIGGLMMTYLFLPIIF
- a CDS encoding OprD family outer membrane porin gives rise to the protein MKIYIFLFLSLLAIFQPIAAQEHKTKAVLAENKTPFIHKDTTIRSLQDFWGKSRLQGHIRNYFMATVNEGDLKDYWTNALGEGIQLTTPEWYGLQVGMKSIFTYKTFSADLNEVDTIVGKSAKWEKELYDVNRPEVGKDIDRLEELFIRFNFSKSFVQYGKMDINTRPLFLRRDGRMMPFVYQGLWSEWGELKDQKVSLGWIDGVSPRGTTEWFSMDEVIGLNNNGTEPNGEKAHYHETAQTKGIAVIGYENDQIEGWKWQMWNYHFHHLTNIIWLQSDYKKGDWNLGLQYVHQNAAAFQEELDYADRYIQPDEKANVLNLLMGYKLGKWQLSAAYFHAFDSGRFLFPRELGREDFYVSQPRSWIDGFGDTDVWMLRFKTKELMNKHLNLDVRLSRTITAGLDTFEFNKYNVPSFYQLTANTTYQFTNELKGLELQFLYIYKITEKSVELKPATVFYGTNYHHFNLIANINF
- a CDS encoding gamma carbonic anhydrase family protein, with product MAIIKTVHDCTPQFGENCFLADNAVVIGEVIMGDNCSVWFSAVVRGDVHYIKMGNKVNVQDGAVIHCTYKKAPTNIGNNVSIGHNAIVHGCTIHDNVLIGMGAIVMDNAVVHSNSIIAAGAVVLENTVVESGCIYAGVPAKKVKNLSEEQTADLIERIANNYVFYADWFR